From a single Calditerrivibrio sp. genomic region:
- a CDS encoding YkgJ family cysteine cluster protein, translating to MSNNEIKCHICGACCIAYEISTLNKPAGEPCRYLLSDGRCGNYENRPEVCRAFKPDEICVLLSTCTLEEKIHVIHKIYGLK from the coding sequence ATGTCAAACAATGAAATCAAATGCCATATTTGTGGTGCCTGCTGTATAGCTTATGAAATCTCCACTCTGAATAAGCCAGCAGGTGAACCGTGCAGGTACCTTCTATCAGACGGCAGGTGTGGTAATTATGAAAATCGTCCAGAGGTATGTAGAGCCTTCAAGCCGGATGAGATATGCGTATTATTATCCACATGTACCCTTGAAGAAAAGATACATGTAATCCATAAGATCTACGGTTTAAAATGA